In one window of Gossypium hirsutum isolate 1008001.06 chromosome A01, Gossypium_hirsutum_v2.1, whole genome shotgun sequence DNA:
- the LOC107935671 gene encoding protein SRG1: protein MESPTDAEFVNFGKSIIVPSVQELAKDPIAKIPPRYLRPLQGQPHSISPNHHLPSVPIIDLQKLAAGDFVDSELQRLHSACKEWGFFQVVNHSVSISLLEDFKLEIGNFFKLPHEDKKLLWQKPDNHEGFGQLFVVSEDQKLDWSDMFYITTLPHNLRNIELFEKLPLKLRQAMEVYSTEVKNLALRILDYMARALNMGTEEMRELFNDGIQSMRINYYPPCPEPDMTIGFSPHSDADALTILFQLSETEGLQVRKDGKWVSIKPLPNALVVNIGDIMEIFSNGIYRSIEHKAVVNSTKERLSIATFYSSKLDSELGPALSLIGPSNPAIFRRVPLEKYFKEFFARRLNGKSYLDFMRIKTEEENEDCKNKT, encoded by the exons ATGGAGTCGCCAACAGATGCAGAATTTGTCAACTTTGGGAAGTCTATCATCGTTCCCAGTGTTCAAGAGTTAGCTAAGGACCCCATCGCCAAAATCCCACCTAGATATCTCCGCCCTCTTCAAGGACAACCTCACTCCATCTCACCCAATCATCACCTTCCTTCTGTCCCCATCATCGATCTTCAGAAACTTGCTGCTGGGGATTTCGTTGACTCTGAACTTCAAAGATTGCACTCTGCTTGTAAGGAATGGGGGTTCTTCCAG GTAGTGAACCATAGTGTTAGTATATCATTGTTGGAGGATTTCAAGTTGGAGATTGGAAATTTCTTCAAACTACCTCATGAAGATAAGAAGCTTCTTTGGCAAAAACCAGATAACCATGAAGGGTTTGGTCAATTGTTTGTAGTTTCAGAAGATCAGAAGCTAGATTGGTCAGATATGTTTTATATCACCACACTGCCACACAATCTTAGGaacattgaactatttgaaaagCTCCCCCTTAAGTTAAG GCAGGCCATGGAAGTGTATTCTACTGAAGTGAAAAATCTAGCTTTGAGGATTTTAGATTACATGGCTAGGGCCTTAAATATGGGCACCGAAGAAATGAGAGAGCTTTTCAATGATGGGATTCAATCAATGAGAATAAATTACTATCCACCATGCCCTGAACCTGATATGACCATTGGTTTCAGTCCTCATTCTGATGCTGATGCTTTGACGATTCTCTTTCAGCTCAGTGAAACGGAAGGCCTTCAAGTCCGAAAAGATGGAAAATGGGTTTCCATTAAGCCACTTCCCAATGCTTTAGTAGTTAACATTGGAGACATCATGGAG ATTTTCAGCAATGGGATATATCGTAGCATTGAGCATAAAGCAGTTGTAAACTCAACCAAAGAGAGGCTATCAATAGCAACTTTTTATAGCTCCAAGTTAGACTCGGAATTAGGCCCGGCACTTAGCCTTATTGGTCCCAGTAACCCTGCAATTTTTCGACGAGTCCCTTTGGAGAAATACTTCAAGGAATTTTTTGCTCGGAGACTAAATGGCAAGTCTTACCTTGATTTCATGAGAATTAAAACCgaggaagaaaatgaagattgTAAAAACAAAACTTGA